The nucleotide window GTGCCGAAAAAAGCGCCCCGGCTGTGTAAAGCACCCCGGTCGTATATAGGGCTTAGTTTTGTTCACCTATATTAAATTGAATCGAAAAGTGACTAACATAATTGTCATTTTTAGTACCCCCGAGGACACGGTTATGTCTAATATACTAATTTAAATGTATACGTAATATTTTTGTTATGGCAGGTTAGGCTGCAATGCACCCCCGGGCATTTTGTTACGAATTTTGTCGATCTGcctgtttttactaaaaaataGGGGTTGTTTATCCAGTCGCAGATAATCTTTTAAGGTTACTTAACAACACAAATCCGTTTGTCacttcttatttttaatttattggcGAACAAAGACCATAAATGTGCTCTCCGTGTCGGCGATGCCTCTCTCGACAGGGGTGTCTTTTTTCGACATAACACCCGCTATGTTTCTCGTTTTTGCTCCGGTTGGCCGACAGGGGGCGCTGTTTCACCTCGTTGGCACATGCAGTCACgcatagtaaaaaaaatgctgtttgtccCACAGGTTCTCGActataatttaattatttcccCCACTTTTAAATGCGTAaatgccttttattttaattactccgctttgtttttatgtttgcaccAGACACGCGCAAGCCTCAGGCTGACATTCGTCTCCAGGTGCGATCAGGTGAGCAGGAGGGAGGAGCCACAGAAAGACGTGTGCAGCTCCCTGAACGCACGTCACGACAGGCCGGAGTGGAGGAAAAGAAGTGAACTTTTCTCGGCTGTGAAGCAGGAGCAAGAAGACGGAATATGAGGTGGGCCCGGAggggataaaaaataaaaggaactgGGAACAAGAAggtaaccaaacaaaaaaataaataaataaacacaatgagAACCGAATCGGTCGAGAAGAGTGGCTATAAATGGGAGAAGTGGAGCAGGGAGATTGTGAGCAACGTGTTTTTAAGAGGAAGACGTTTTAGGAATGCATGTTGCACACCCAGGAAGATGTTGGAATGAGGTTAGTGTGATTGCAGAATAAATATGAAGACTAATTTATTTGTGACACGTTGTCTGAAAGCCgagtcaacattcacactgttgttttcttgttttcttttcagtctgACTGAATCTACTAATGCATATTTCAGCCAATCATAaaccaaaaccttcagctcattcaggagatggctgctgtgacttctgctttttgttaacttttatacttttggaaatatttaactttatttacaaacatttctcCTATAGGAATACATGGACATCTTCTCAATTCTTtcaaaaatgtatatatatgattaaaatctgcttcagcataattgctttatttttgtcttcttcagctgtttttaggttttagctactatgCCTTTTGCAgcagttagcttttagctagccttttgctactttgaggtTTTGCCAcgtttagcctttagctaccaCACTGGTAATTTTGGGTAGCgcttgttctattttttttttaacttaatcactgttttgcctctttttagcttttaccagccgagtttcagcttcttcagcatttACAGTGCGTTCTGACAGAAAGTGCGTCCGCTCTCGTCCTGTTCTTTACGTCACGATGTGGCATCTGGGTGTCTCCGATTTAAAGCCCTGCCTCGTAAAGGTTGCCATTTCATTTAAGCTCCAtcttagctgcagcagcttacCAAGTCTGGACTTGCTGTCCAAATCCAGGCAGATTTGCTCTGCAggtgtgtgtctctgcagccGTCTCACCCGCGTCTCCCTGACTGAGACGCGTAAAGCACCACTTGCATCGCTGTGATCCCGTCACtactggtgtttgtgtgtgttttagatggCGCAGCAGGAAGAGCCTCTGTATGACTTCCCGGAGCCCCCCAAGCCGTGCCAACGCAAGCTGCCCTGTCCTCAGCGGGGACGGGGGTCCCTGAGGAGCATCAGCGTGCTGGACCGCCTCCTGCTGACGCTTCCCGTCTGGCTCCAGCTGTCGATCAACCCTGCCACCGCGCTGCACATCCTGCAGAGAGAGCCTCCCGGGGTCAGGAACGCACAGACGGCTCCCGTCTTCTTTCGAGTGGACACACACGTGCCCGCCTCCGTGTTTGTAAACATCTGTGTCGTCCCGCAGACGTTCCTGGTGAGGAAGTCCCGCACGTCCCAAAGGAAAGTGCTGTGTGTTCGTTTGGCGGATGACAGCGTGCCGTCCTTCGTCCAGCAGTTTGGCATCAGGGAGGAACAGTCCAGTAAGAGCTTATTTTACCAGTTTTTACTCATATTTACCACGTCTGGCACAATTCTCCTCTTTTCTTGCCTTAGCTGTCTTGCCTGGTTGATGCAGACCAGAAACACGaccctttaaaaacagatcagcatctttaatattatttaaatcttttaaaaaccaGCTCTGTCTCTGGAGTCTTCAGCCATCAGCTTTCCAGATCTCCCAAGGCTCGTTTCCTTTTACTGTGTCAGCAGGTAAAAAAGGGGTTtttctgtatgttgttttttattacattagTTGTTCTCAATTCTTATTTCAGTATTGTTGTTTCCTCATCAGAGATGTGCTGCCTTTCCCCCTGGAGCTCCCTGAAGCCATCGCTAAAGCTTCCTCGCACAAGCAACTGGAGTCCATCTCTCACATGGGGATAGGTGCGTGAGTTATTCTTTCTCCACAGCACGTTTTGTAACCTAAACTTTAATTACCTCAGGCTTTACAGAAGGGAGTTGTGGACGTGACTCACTCATATACTATGCGTTTGAAAATGACCTCCCAACACGTAGAAggggggaaaataaaatgtgcgCAGTGTACTTAACAAGTTTCATTATCGCCCGCCAGCTGAGGGGCGAAggtgttaccaaaatatctcatgaacctcaggacagatttttaatgaaactagcagaaaataatcactggatgtacgtccaCAAATGGACattagcaaacccaaaaatggccgttaactttgtcagttttacgaATAATGATCTAAAGCTTGATGTAGCAGctgagtgattcacaacacacactccgagtgtgacatcttgtgatattgggAGATTATATTTTTGAGATTTGTCCAAAACGGCTCAAGCTCCATCATCATGTGAGATGACCgtactctagcatgaaaggctaGGCCTGAAGGTGTTAGCACGGTGAtgactttctgtttgttctgcagagtTCTGGAGTTCCCACCTAAACGTCCGAGGGCCACGAGAAGCGCCCAAGCCCAGGAAAGACCAGGACAAGAAGCCAGATGTTGCCACATCCGTTTCACCTCCGCCCCTGCCAGATTCCCCTCCCCATCCGGACTCAGACAGCCGTCCTCCGGCCGCGCCCGAATCAGACACCGGCGAGAAAAAACCCGACCAAAGTCCCACGCTGTTCCACGAGTTCTGCCCGATCACGACGCGCAGCCCCCGCGAGCTGGACTGCGGCGCCGGCCAGGGGGCACTCTGCTTCATCAACCCGCTCTTCCTGCAGTCCCAGAACGCCCTGTGCAGGCGGCGCATGTTCAAACGCAGCCTCAAGGTTCGGGTTTCCACGGAGACGCTGACCCTGCTTTCGCCTCCGCTCGCGCCGCCACCTCCTCCGCCTCTCATGCCAAAAACCAGAGGGAGGTGCAAGGGCCAGAAGGCGGGGAAAGGAGGCGCTCAGCCCAGCGCGGCCGCAGCTGACGACTCCCAGCCTCAGAAACAGGAGGCCCCATCGGGAactcctcacttcctgtttgaggtgCAGGAGGAGGACCGCAGCACAGCAGGAGTCGAGGAGGAAGACGCCTCAGCTCAGCTTCCAGCGATAAAGGAGGATCTTCTAGATGAATACATGACTCCTCCAGTGACCAACTCCCACTCCCTCTCTCCTTACCACTCCCCCTCCGTTTCTCCCATGGCACCTCCTCTTTTCCCCAAATCCTCTCAGTCGCTCTCCGCTCATAATTCCCCGTCTGCCTCTCCATCCCTCTCCCCTTACCAGTCTCCATCTTTATCCCCTAAAGTCCTGTCGTCCCTCTCACCAAACCACTCGCCCAGcatctctccctccctctcccccgtctcctcctccccctccccactGACAGAACCGCCCTGCTGCACGCCTGCTGCTCCTTCAGGAGCAGAGCGGgaatcagaggaggaggaggaggaaccgctcacagacagaaatcaggaagaggaggaggaggaggatctgAATGAGGAAGAAAGCGTGGCGTCGCAGCTGAGCGCCGCATCTCTTGAAGAACGCGAGGACGAGGAAGCAGGGGGAACTTCTCTCCTTTCGGCGAACGAGAGAAATGTATAGGAATTTAATTGTAGACATTTAGGTGTTTCCAGTATCGTTTTACCTCAGAATAAAACTTCACTTTTGCACCAAAAGGTCAAATAAACAAGCAGTATTGTTGAATAAAATACCAAACATCACCATccagacctttaaaaaaaaaaaaaaaactaaatgctaAATCAAAAATCAGACTCAAAGGTAATCAGTGGATGCACAACTACAACTAATTAAtatctgagagcttcattaaaaaattattCTAATGAAGTAccagaaaggttttttttttttaatcaaacattttatttgtcttgcTTCATACCATCTCATTTCATACAGAGTTATTCTACTGAAATCAGCCAATCAGTTAtatcaaatctgaaaaaaaaagaaatggcagaaaatgttatttttctctccTGTCAGCGTTTAAACGCCCCTGCAGCCAGTTATCAGTGAAAACCTGTCGAACCGACATGAAAGATGCagacttttacttttagaatCAATTCAGCTGAATCAGCTGCAGTAAAGACAAAACGGTTTACAAAAAGCGACAATCTTCAAGACTTGTTTTAACGTTTTCATTTAAGTCTTTCtggtttgttcatgtttttgctgagaaacttttaataattagtttgtGTCTGAGGCAACGATTGGATCCCAAACTGAATGAGAATTTACAGAATCTGTGACTGCCCGCTCTTACAGACGTGTTTGATTCTTATGGCtttgtttaaagatttgtttcGTCTTCTCACtgcctttcttttgttttcctaatgAGACGCGAGCAGTTTGCGTTCCAGGAATCGGTGCAGCGGACAACCCGTCAACACCAGCAGGGGCCGTCTCTTCTGCTCAGGTCCAGCAGGGCGGCCTCCACCTGCTCGGCGTCGTCCGGGAAACGCTCTGTGAAGGAGCGGATCAGACCCGCGGCGCTGCTTTCGTATTCCACCAGCTCAACGCTCTCCCCTGGAAAGCACACGCCGTCAGACACAAGCTCGCCGTCACCAACCGACTCGGGGCTGAACTGCAGCTACGTACCGCTGACTCTGGTGTTGGCCTGGACGAACATTTTGCGTGCCTCCTTCCTCAGCAGCACCGTCTCTCGCAGTCGCAGGAAGCTGTGAGCGCCGCTGTCGCCGACAGTGGAGTAACCTTCGTACAGAGCCCTGCCTCCGTCCACGTCGGCCGTGGACTTAAAAACCTACAAGTGGGTGAGATCGGGTTAAGCACGCCGAAATCAATATGATATTTATGCATCTGGAAGGTTCTGATTAGACAAACAGCAGGTTCTCAGCTGAGCCATAAGATGGTGAATTAGGAccgttataaataaaaataaaaggagctgGTGGGCGGGGCcaaaattcagagaaaaatgtaattacaaCCCCCTCTTATGCTGGAATGACTtaaatttgcaagaaaaaaagtccacatTTCAATATTTAAAGGCACAAATTTAGATAACTGTTAAGTCatatttgcaagaaaaaaaagtaataacttacatggtttgtttttgtttaagttcAGGTGATTTTTGTGAATTTACCACTTATATCTTAGAAAATATCCAGATGTCCCTTCTGTAAAATTACAACTTTAATCTCAGAAAACATTTGCCTTCGTTTCTTTggccaaaaataataatgtagtctcaggaaagttttttttcttctggtaaATTTAAAACCTTCATCCTGGATGTTCATACTTTTTTCATCCCAAATGATTGATTTTACAATATCTCATAAATTTACATATTGGATGACAGGGAAATTGACATTTTCTTGCAAATTCAAGCCTTTCCAATTACAGAAGAATATCCAAGTTTTTTtgacataaatatataaattttatttatataataaaaataataaaagagtgAAATTCAGAGAAATCCCAGAATgcccttttattattttatttatagtgGACTTAATTTACCGTTTAGATCTAGGAATACCAGCTCGTTAAAGCCAACATTTAGATGTCTTTTCTCACAAATTATTTATGAGTTTTTCTAATGTATTGataagttaaaaacaaagttgtaaaaaaagaaaaattcctTTAGGATAAGACGGCACATCTTAGTTTacttgca belongs to Kryptolebias marmoratus isolate JLee-2015 linkage group LG13, ASM164957v2, whole genome shotgun sequence and includes:
- the LOC108238975 gene encoding ras and Rab interactor 1 isoform X2, with the protein product MAQQEEPLYDFPEPPKPCQRKLPCPQRGRGSLRSISVLDRLLLTLPVWLQLSINPATALHILQREPPGTFLVRKSRTSQRKVLCVRLADDSVPSFVQQFGIREEQSTLSLESSAISFPDLPRLVSFYCVSRDVLPFPLELPEAIAKASSHKQLESISHMGIEFWSSHLNVRGPREAPKPRKDQDKKPDVATSVSPPPLPDSPPHPDSDSRPPAAPESDTGEKKPDQSPTLFHEFCPITTRSPRELDCGAGQGALCFINPLFLQSQNALCRRRMFKRSLKVRVSTETLTLLSPPLAPPPPPPLMPKTRGRCKGQKAGKGGAQPSAAAADDSQPQKQEAPSGTPHFLFEVQEEDRSTAGVEEEDASAQLPAIKEDLLDEYMTPPVTNSHSLSPYHSPSVSPMAPPLFPKSSQSLSAHNSPSASPSLSPYQSPSLSPKVLSSLSPNHSPSISPSLSPVSSSPSPLTEPPCCTPAAPSGAERESEEEEEEPLTDRNQEEEEEEDLNEEESVASQLSAASLEEREDEEAGGTSLLSANERNV
- the LOC108238975 gene encoding ras and Rab interactor 1 isoform X1, translating into MHVAHPGRCWNEMAQQEEPLYDFPEPPKPCQRKLPCPQRGRGSLRSISVLDRLLLTLPVWLQLSINPATALHILQREPPGTFLVRKSRTSQRKVLCVRLADDSVPSFVQQFGIREEQSTLSLESSAISFPDLPRLVSFYCVSRDVLPFPLELPEAIAKASSHKQLESISHMGIEFWSSHLNVRGPREAPKPRKDQDKKPDVATSVSPPPLPDSPPHPDSDSRPPAAPESDTGEKKPDQSPTLFHEFCPITTRSPRELDCGAGQGALCFINPLFLQSQNALCRRRMFKRSLKVRVSTETLTLLSPPLAPPPPPPLMPKTRGRCKGQKAGKGGAQPSAAAADDSQPQKQEAPSGTPHFLFEVQEEDRSTAGVEEEDASAQLPAIKEDLLDEYMTPPVTNSHSLSPYHSPSVSPMAPPLFPKSSQSLSAHNSPSASPSLSPYQSPSLSPKVLSSLSPNHSPSISPSLSPVSSSPSPLTEPPCCTPAAPSGAERESEEEEEEPLTDRNQEEEEEEDLNEEESVASQLSAASLEEREDEEAGGTSLLSANERNV